A genomic stretch from Acinonyx jubatus isolate Ajub_Pintada_27869175 chromosome E2, VMU_Ajub_asm_v1.0, whole genome shotgun sequence includes:
- the LOC106984722 gene encoding 60S ribosomal protein L27a-like: MPSRLRKTRKLGGHVSHGHGRIGKHRKHPGGRGNAGGMHHHRINFDKYHPGYFGKVGMRHYHLKGNQSFCPTVNLDKLWTLVSEQTRVNAAKNKTGAAPIIDVVRSGYYKVLGKGKLPKQPVIVKAKFFSRRAEEKIKGVGGACVLVA; this comes from the coding sequence ATGCCATCCAGACTGAGAAAGACCCGGAAACTTGGGGGCCACGTGAGCCATGGCCACGGTCGCATTGGCAAGCACCGGAAGCACCCAGGAGGCCGGGGTAATGCTGGTGGCATGCATCACCACAGGATCAACTTTGACAAATATCATCCAGGTTACTTTGGAAAAGTTGGTATGAGGCATTACCACTTAAAAGGGAACCAGAGCTTCTGCCCAACTGTTAACCTTGATAAACTGTGGACCTTGGTCAGTGAGCAGACACGGGTAAATGCTGCCAAAAACAAGACTGGAGCTGCTCCTATCATTGATGTGGTGCGATCGGGCTACTACAAAGTATTGGGAAAGGGAAAGCTCCCCAAACAGCCTGTCATCGTGAAGGCCAAATTCTTCAGTAGAAGAGCTGAGGAGAAGATTAAGGGTGTGGGGGGAGCCTGTGTCCTGGTAGCCTGA